One Sparus aurata chromosome 23, fSpaAur1.1, whole genome shotgun sequence genomic window, CCGTCATCCGGACTCATCACGGTGTAGATGATGGCGGCGCACATCACGAACACACCTAgtaggggggagggggggggagaaaaacgAGAGACAGGGGGGGAGAGGATGTGAGGTAGGATCTGAACCCGATTATGATCTCACGACTCCACCCGAAAAACCCTCCGCTCAGGGGTGTGGACCCCTCATCCGTCAGCGTGTGTGATGAGGTCATACTCACTCGCCAAGATCTGGAAGATGGCCGTGAAGAAGAAGCGTCCGCCCTTGACCAGCCTGAAGAGCTGGTAGAGGAAGGCGatgagggagaagaagcagaagaggatggagaggatcATCAGCGCCTGAACCGCCTGGATCCAGTCTGCAAAGACACGCAGGGGAAGGTGGAGAGTTTAACGGAGAGTTTGACTAAAACGCATCACTTCATCTTTCGCTCGTCTCAGGGGACGCCGACGAACCTGCGTTGCTGGCCGGCCTGCAGTGGTAGCCTCCGTTAGTCGTCATGCATTTGTACCACAGATCTGTGCTGCTGTCCCCACCTACAGTCCACGcctggaaacacaacaacacagggaggatttaaaaaacacacagcggcGTCCTGCGAGTCTGAGCTGAGGGCTCAACGACCCATCACAGTTATTATCTCTTCCTGTTTGTGCAGAAATGTGCAGAAATCTACAGTTCAGCGGCCGCAGTGTGACTTACGCTCGCCGCCGTGGACACGATGAGcaggatgaggatgatgaggtgCAGCACGAGCACGCCGAGCAGGATGAGCAGCATTTTTTCAAGTAGATCTAGAAGAAGATatgataaaatattttaaaaaaaaattaaaaataaaaaatcaaccCACATGAGCCATGAACAGTCTCCCTCTGAGGCGTGGAGCTGGGTGTTACCGCACCCGGACGCTAGATGGCGCCATTTCCTCACTTCTCGCACCCAACCGCAATGTTTACCTCAATGTGAAAGTATCCTCTTACAAACgtagagagagaagaaggaaggagagaaagaaaagaaagaaagaaactttaATTTCTTCCCGAtggagcacaaaaaaaaaaaaaaaccccaaaacgtCCAACTTTTTAAAGCGCGGACATTGATTCCATGAACCTTTGATCCATTTACGAGCCTTAACGATTTAATTACGCCTCATTAATTTCAAGGAAAGCGTGTTTGCATAGAAGGTgataaaaaaggaaaggagagaagcTTGGCAGGAGGTCGAtactagagagagagagaggggggaaaaggcTGACTAATCAATGCACGctgctggaaaaacaaactggagaCATCTGCGCGAAAAAACTCTCATGCGCCATGCGTGCGCACCCAGCCGCGCTCCGCcgcagccgccgccgccgcgtGTTTATTCTAAATattgagattttaaaaaagggaaatgtgAAATCTGAAGCGGTGAGACGAGGAGGGAGACGGGTCATTTAAAGCAGCGACGCGTGAGACTTGTGAATAAGAAGTTAATCCAAAGTCCAAGACGCTCCGACGCGCTCAGTCCAACTtacagagaaaaggaaaacGCAGGAAGTGAAAAGCGGTGAAGAGCTGGAGTCCGTGTGGAGGGAGTGCTGCTGGAAGAGTTGGGAAAagacttcttcttctacttcttcttcttcttcttcttcttcttgtgctcCTCTCGACTCTCTCTCCGTGCAGCTACTATTCCAGATGTGGCTCACACACCCCAGTCCGCCTCTGTCTCCGCCTGAGAACACCGCCCTGCAGGCCCCGCACGTCACCAGAGGCCCgatccagctctctctctctctctctcttttccctcctttttttttatgtccgTCTCCTCCTCGCTGTGCTAACCTCTCATCTGGATTGTACCAGAGGCCACATGGTTGTAAAGAGCGTGCGCTATTGTTTAAAGAAATGTGACCTCCTGAAAAACCAGCTACACACCAAGATGACACCACAGGCTCGAGTCCAGTGAGGACGTGTTGAGTCTCTGTCGCAGGACTCACGTGTTTTATTACACTGATGGCTTTATTTCCTGATCCT contains:
- the pmp22a gene encoding peripheral myelin protein 22a gives rise to the protein MLLILLGVLVLHLIILILLIVSTAASAWTVGGDSSTDLWYKCMTTNGGYHCRPASNADWIQAVQALMILSILFCFFSLIAFLYQLFRLVKGGRFFFTAIFQILASVFVMCAAIIYTVMSPDDGSGAQFGYAYVLAWVAFPLCLVSGLIYIVLRKKE